Proteins found in one Panicum hallii strain FIL2 chromosome 4, PHallii_v3.1, whole genome shotgun sequence genomic segment:
- the LOC112890386 gene encoding uncharacterized protein K02A2.6-like, whose translation MVGPLRKAPGSFTHLLIVVDKFTKWIEAKPITKTNSQEAIKFFLDIVYQFGVPNTIITDNGTNFTCKNFLEFANGYGIRIDWASVGHPRTNRQVERANGMVLQGLKPRIFDQLKKFAGRWVEELPAILWSLGTTPNRSTGFTPFF comes from the coding sequence ATGGTCGGGCCTCTCAGGAAGGCGCCTGGCAGTTTCACTCACCTACTCATCGTGgtggacaagttcaccaagtggattgaggcaAAACCCATCACCAAAACCAATTCCCAAGAGGCCATCAAGTTCTTCCTGGACATCGTCTACCAATTTGGTGTGccaaacaccatcatcacagacaaCGGGACCAACTTCACATGCAAGAATTTCTTGGAGTTTGCCAACGGATACGGGATCAGGATCGACTGGGCATCGGTCGGACATCCTCGCACCAATAGGCAAGtagagagggcgaacggcatggtCCTCCAAGGACTTAAGCCTCGCATCTTCGACCAGCTCAAAAAGTTTGCTGGGCGCTGGGTCGAGGAACTCCCGGCTATCCTCTGGAGCCTGGGGACAACTCCTAATCGATCCACTGGCTTCACCCCTTTTTTCTAA